A single region of the Populus nigra chromosome 2, ddPopNigr1.1, whole genome shotgun sequence genome encodes:
- the LOC133681840 gene encoding uncharacterized protein LOC133681840 isoform X3, producing the protein MSQSDISYSCGSCGYPLNLTSSNRITSNIGSGYQKSIKNGPMEMKSIAAIAKGCLKNEIWLRHGVRIAGLQYIGIFSNKLEKLHSKKSLCGNYC; encoded by the exons ATGTCTCAATCTGACATCTCGTACAG CTGTGGCTCTTGTGGATACCCCTTGAATTTAACATCTTCCAATCGAATCACCTCCAACATAGGTTCTGGATACCAGAAATCTATAAAGAATG GACCGATGGAGATGAAGTCTATTGCGGCAATAGCAAAGGGATGcttgaagaatgaaatttggCTGCGTCATGGGGTCAGGATTGCAGGACTGCAATATATTGGGATCTTCTCCAATAAATTGGAGAAGCTTCATTCAAAGAAAAGCTTATGCGGAAATTATTGTTAA
- the LOC133681840 gene encoding uncharacterized protein LOC133681840 isoform X2 — MSQSDISYRRKTRQSARIKLLFELQSCGSCGYPLNLTSSNRITSNIGSGYQKSIKNGPMEMKSIAAIAKGCLKNEIWLRHGVRIAGLQYIGIFSNKLEKLHSKKSLCGNYC; from the exons ATGTCTCAATCTGACATCTCGTACAG GCGTAAAACAAGGCAATCTGCAAGAATTAAGCTTCTGTTTGAGCTGCAAAG CTGTGGCTCTTGTGGATACCCCTTGAATTTAACATCTTCCAATCGAATCACCTCCAACATAGGTTCTGGATACCAGAAATCTATAAAGAATG GACCGATGGAGATGAAGTCTATTGCGGCAATAGCAAAGGGATGcttgaagaatgaaatttggCTGCGTCATGGGGTCAGGATTGCAGGACTGCAATATATTGGGATCTTCTCCAATAAATTGGAGAAGCTTCATTCAAAGAAAAGCTTATGCGGAAATTATTGTTAA
- the LOC133681840 gene encoding uncharacterized protein At4g08330, chloroplastic-like isoform X1, translated as MSQSDISYRRKTRQSARIKLLFELQSCGSCGYPLNLTSSNRITSNIGSGYQKSIKNGYISFLSVDLSRFTQVDEVNCLPVSWGRYHSKSKLLCRKCGVHVGYGYGDSPALCGFDSPNSSSLAYKKFTIKIRALQPSEEC; from the exons ATGTCTCAATCTGACATCTCGTACAG GCGTAAAACAAGGCAATCTGCAAGAATTAAGCTTCTGTTTGAGCTGCAAAG CTGTGGCTCTTGTGGATACCCCTTGAATTTAACATCTTCCAATCGAATCACCTCCAACATAGGTTCTGGATACCAGAAATCTATAAAGAATGGTTATATCTCCTTCCTTTCTGTTGATCTTAGTCGATTCACACAGGTTGATGAGGTAAACTGTCTTCCTGTGTCTTGGGGTCGTTATCATTCAAAAAGTAAACTTCTTTGTCGTAAATGTGGGGTTCACGTAGGCTATGGATATGGAGATTCGCCCGCTCTATGTGGTTTTGACTCTCCCAACTCATCAAGCTTAGcttataaaaaatttaccatAAAGATCCGAGCTCTACAGCCTTCAGAAGAGTGCTAA
- the LOC133681588 gene encoding large ribosomal subunit protein uL18-like, producing the protein MAFAKAQKSRAYYKRFQVKFKRRREGKTDYRARIRLINQDKNKYNTPKYRFVMRFTNKDVTAQIIHASMAGDIVVAAAYSHELPRYGLEVGLTNYAAAYCTGLLLARRVLKKLEMDEEYEGNVEATGEDYSVEPADSRRPFRALLDVGLVRTTTGNRVFGALKGALDGGLDIPHSDKRFAGFNKDGKQLDAEVHRKYIYGGHVAAYMRNLMEDEPEKYQSHFSEYIKRGIEPDNMEELYKKVHAAIRADPTAKKSEKQLPKEHKRYNLKKLTYEERKAKLVERLKALNSAADDDEDDE; encoded by the exons ATG GCATTTGCCAAAGCCCAAAAGTCGAGAGCTTACTACAAGCGTTTTCAAGTGAAATTCAAGAGAAGACGAG AGGGCAAGACAGACTACAGGGCGAGGATACGTCTTATCAACCaggacaaaaacaaatacaacacTCCAAAATACCGTTTTGTTATGCGATTT ACTAACAAAGATGTAACTGCACAAATCATACATGCTAGCATGGCCGGTGATATTGTTGTTGCAGCTGCCTATTCCCATGAGCTACCCCGCTACGGCCTTGAAGTGGGTCTCACAAATTACGCAGCAG CTTACTGTACCGGGCTTCTCTTAGCCCGTCGAGTTCTGAAAAAGCTTGAGATGGATGAGGAGTATGAAGGAAATGTTGAG GCAACGGGAGAAGATTATTCTGTTGAACCAGCAGATAGCAGAAGGCCTTTCCGTGCTCTCCTTGATGTTGGTCTCGTGAGGACAACAACTGGGAATCGTGTTTTTGGTGCTCTTAAG gGAGCTTTGGATGGTGGACTTGATATTCCTCATAGCGACAAGAGGTTTGCTGGATTCAACAAGGATGGAAAACAGCTTGATGCTGAGGTTCACCGCAAGTACATTTATGGCGGTCATGTTGCTGCGTATATGAGG AATCTGATGGAAGATGAGCCAGAGAAATATCAGTCTCATTTCAGTGAGTACATTAAGAGAGGCATTGAACCTGATAACATGGAGGAGTTGTACAAGAAGGTCCATGCTGCTATACGTGCGGACCCTACTGCAAAGAAGAGTGAGAAGCAACTTCCAAAGGAGCACAAGAG ATACAACCTGAAGAAGCTGACCTACGAGGAAAGAAAGGCCAAGTTGGTTGAAAGGTTGAAGGCTCTCAATTCTGCTGCTGacgatgatgaagatgatgagtaA
- the LOC133683077 gene encoding peroxisomal membrane protein 13-like has product MDSNSQQPGSSPPPKPWERAGTSSSGPTPFKPPSPGSTSDVVEASGTTKPGEIVPATGGNTVATANSFGRPVPTRPWEQQNAGTMYSGYNNGYGTGMYGNSYGGMYGSSYGGAGGYSGGMYGNSSYRGGYGGMYNGGMYGGGLGGGLGGPMGGYGVGMGPCGDQDPNNPFGAPPSPPSFWVSFLRVMQGVVNVFGRISFLIDQNTQAFHMFMSALLQLFDRTGLLYGELARFALRLLGIKSKPRKVQGPGPDGFPVPHNPRGNQNYIEGPKAAPSGAWDNVWGDSPSN; this is encoded by the exons ATGGACTCCAATTCCCAACAACCAG GTAGTAGCCCTCCTCCTAAACCGTGGGAACGAGCGGGAACATCATCATCTGGCCCTACACCTTTTAAACCGCCATCCCCTGGAAGCACGAGTGACGTGGTTGAGGCATCTGGAACAACGAAACCGGGAGAAATTGTTCCTGCTACTGGTGGGAATACAGTTGCCACCGCTAATTCTTTTGGGAGACCTGTTCCCACTAGGCCCTGGGAGCAACAGAACGCTGGAACCATGTATTCGG GTTATAATAATGGGTACGGTACGGGAATGTATGGAAATTCCTATGGTGGAATGTATGGCTCTTCGTATGGTGGAGCTGGAGGGTATAGTGGTGGGATGTATGGGAACAGTTCATATAGAGGAGGTTACGGGGGGATGTATAATGGAGGCATGTACGGTGGCGGTCTTGGTGGCGGTCTTGGTGGCCCAATGGGTGGTTATGGAGTGGGCATGGGTCCTTGCGGTGATCAAGATCCAAATAATCCCTTTGGTGCTCCACCGTCACCTCCAAGCTTTTGGGTTTCTTTTCTTCGAGTT ATGCAAGGTGTTGTGAATGTTTTTGGCCGGATATCATTCTTGATTGACCAGAACACTCAGGCATTCCACATGTTCATGTCTGCCCTTCTTCAG CTCTTTGATCGCACAGGGTTATTGTATGGAGAGTTGGCTAGATTTGCTTTGAGATTGTTGGGAATCAAATCAAAGCCCCGGAAGGTTCAAGGGCCAGGACCTGATGGATTCCCTGTCCCCCACAACCCCCGTGGGAATCAGAACTACATTGAGGGGCCAAAGGCTGCTCCAAGTGGTGCATGGGATAATGTATGGGGAGACAGTCCTAGCAACTGA
- the LOC133682640 gene encoding uncharacterized protein LOC133682640, with the protein MVMAVSANNNNNNDNNNNDSNNQEATASQKPPSTANGVPVNSTNNGASLSNSNNLSTGDAVNSKTLSSLRHDPGISVEWSPDEQSILDDLLSKYASESNLVRYAKIAMKLKDKTVRDVALRCRWMTKKENGKRRKEDHSARKNKDRKEKATDSSTKSSSHLTTRPNGPSYAPMIPIDNDDGISYKDIGGATGELLEKNAQILSQISSNFSSFQVHDNINLLGKSRENILALLNDLNDMPETMKQMPPLPVKMNEELASNILLPPSSHQ; encoded by the exons ATGGTGATGGCTGTTagtgcaaataataataataataatgataataacaataacgACAGCAATAATCAGGAAGCCACGGCGTCTCAGAAACCTCCGTCAACGGCGAATGGCGTTCCTGTGAATTCAACCAACAACGGGGCTAGTCTTAGTAATTCTAACAACCTTTCAACCGGAGACGCCGTGAATTCCAAAACGCTGTCGTCTTTGAGGCACGATCCTGGTATTTCCGTCGAATGGAGTCCCGATGAACAGTCCATTCTGGACGATTTGCTCTCCAA gtaTGCATCAGAATCAAACTTAGTCCGGTATGCTAAGATTGCGATGAAGTTAAAGGACAAAACGGTTCGAGATGTGGCGTTGCGTTGCAGGTGGATGACC aaaaaggaaaatgggaagagaaggaaagaagatCATTCGGCAAGGAAAAATAAGGATAGAAAG GAAAAGGCAACAGATTCTTCAACAAAGTCATCATCTCACCTGACAACTCGTCCCAATGGTCCTTCATATGCTCCAATGATCCCCATAGACAATGATGATGGGATTTCTTACAAAG ATATTGGTGGTGCAACAGGAGAACTTCTTGAGAAAAATGCTCAAATCTTGAGtcaaatttcttcaaatttttcatcttttcag GTACATGATAATATCAATCTTTTAGGAAAAAGTCGGGAGAATATCCTTGCTCTCTTGAATGA CTTAAATGACATGCCAGAGACAATGAAGCAGATGCCCCCGCTTCC